A single window of Bombus pascuorum chromosome 1, iyBomPasc1.1, whole genome shotgun sequence DNA harbors:
- the LOC132911701 gene encoding otoferlin-like isoform X3, whose amino-acid sequence MALVVIVKNFQGLKCKGDKVVKVDFRGVPHYSKCLEESGDHITVDESFTWNLGRPVDEVEVLQLSVVSRGVLKNEKVLAKYGLVLQTVIREGRIIVTDSLVDLNNKPLPAVVCFEIRYNPPDGSCSSYAASEIMEDEQQMLIDIEQNIANLERSLEQANSNSDAAKRKGSWHSPQKSSKRGFLQRGSSLLTADKSPDRKSRSSTLKSMRSLIKLGKQRPPRARSCDSGSDTSELLDRRDSSCTTSNEPSRTNSMTSLETNVSDYDSQGGTNTVKTQEAIVKPTKKSKPKTVDTGQTALKAQDYQVCVTIIEARQLAGLNMDPVVCVQIGDQRKYTSVKESTNCPYYNEYFVFDFHMPPVMLFDKIITLSVQQSRNLLRANLTLGIFKLDIATVWAQPDHQFYHKWALLTDPDDVAGGPKGYLKCDISVIGKGDTVKIPPKSEKDEDDIEGNLLLPDGVPIERQRAKFIVKVYRADGLPKMNSSIMANVKKAFTGEIKDLVDPYVQVSFAGLTGKTSVKRHSYAPVWNEQIVFTEMFPPLCQRIKIQLCDNDPVHATVIGTHFVDLKKISNDGEKGFLPTFGPAFIHFYGSIRDYSIIDKHSTLNAGLGEGISYRARLLISIRTEISDNVEMAPSEVEVEPTIPINESVYARNEEFFLFATIMDATMVDKKLGDKPMYFELSIGNAGNALDGHNESSKICEMGPKSGTSTDQEELQEVLSGSWQSTTPACKPMTHDKMYYFLPYWDDKPCLHVRSIWPDYRRRMYNSNIISKISDKLEEGLSEAQSHADDCTGEKILKSALDELSSNCNRYVSISKSSITGPGVGKTKLDKERTKLCQRELESMGLMSRNLKAVITKSSFKERLKTAQSYLQKLKFLVEDPQDSLPDVFIWVISSGRRVAYHRILGRDLIYSIVDEECGRYCGKVQTMFLKLPGKKRFGPSGWAIQTKLQIYMWLGILKHKKYFIQGLPKGYELSHELRNVDRPRALPPTVIHYVEKHKFQLRAHMYQARSLIGSDASGLSDPFARVICGEFSNSTQVIDETLSPTWDELLLFDDILIYGTDEEIKKDPPSIVVELFDQDKGKSEYIGRAVARPHVKLASESYTPPKFPPSLEWYDVTRGAARAGELLAVFELLEYPQTKDYGFPTLPDPKEIPTQTPVAAQDRGPILPVPVGIRPTLSKYRIEVLFWGLRDLKRIHLMTVDKPRVDVECAGHILYSSVITNAKKNPNFNTPVKFLELELPEQELYRPPLTIRAVDCRSFGRYTLVGTHTINSIHKYMYHPQTKKAKDVEERKKNLYQLQQYTGFDTSKIKLQYPSLPESLTDLEFGIGDAIITLGLEQGWPTKKDKTEQNIKKKQSLINDGSMGDFYTFEDEDGCQDWWTKYFASVEAMIEENKELRREKPMFQAQANGTVPTYMEESSNQNQANQSGEKSPGVAAKRLFGLKSTANAARFVSKLSPKHTYRNFPKTALLKIYPNELEAQPEFEQFKEWLHTFELYRGKKTGDEPEDESRIVGSFKGALKVYKWPLPRDLIDHTVMGFDPQYGFFQGVPSNEPIHVLVRVYIVKANDLHPCDLNGKADPYVVLQLGGKRISDKENYVSKQLNPVFGKCFEIEATFPQDSLLTVQVLDWDLVGTDDMIGETKIDLENRFYSRHRATCGLAKKYDESGYNKWRDAMKPTQILSKLCKEGKIDGPVYSHGKVTIGRKTFSLSDEEMECYVHTKGIEEHLALAVLHQWHAFPRIGCALVPEHVETRPLYNPEKPGIEQGKLEMWVDMFPMDMPSPGPSIDISPRKPKSYELRIIIWNTDDVILEDDAFFTGEKMSDIYVKGWLKGPEDCQSTDIHYRSLTGEGNFNWRFIFPFDYLVAEEKIVINRKESLFSWDETECKIPARLELQVWDADHFSADDFLGAITLDLNRFPRGAKNSKLCTLSMLKTDGSVPTVNIFKQKRIKGWWPFYVKKENEDMELTGKVEAEIHLLTKEEAEKNPAGFGRNEPDPLDKPNRPDASFMWFLNPLKSVKYIVWHNYKWAILKAIIAIALILVVLLFFYSIPGYSVKKLLGA is encoded by the exons aGCTTCACTTGGAACTTGGGAAGACCGGTGGACGAAGTAGAAGTGCTGCAACTGTCGGTGGTATCGCGGGGcgttttgaaaaatgaaaaagtgcTCGCGAAATATGGTTTGGTTTTACAGACGGTGATACGAGAAGGTCGAATCATTGTCACAGATTCCTTAGTAGACCTCAATAACAAGCCACTTCCG GCTGTCGTCTGCTTTGAAATTCGATACAACCCTCCTGACGGAAGTTGCAGCTCGTACGCGGCCTCGGAAATAATGGAGGATGAACAACAGATGCTGATCGACATCGAGCAAAACATCGCGAACCTTGAAAGAAGCCTCGAGCAAGCTAATAGCAACAGCGATGCCGCCAAAAGAAAAGGTTCTTGGCATAGTCCTCAAAAAAGTTCGAAACGGGGGTTTCTGCAAAGGGGTAGTTCGCTGCTGACGGCTGACAAGTCACCGGATCGCAAGAG CAGGAGTTCGACGTTGAAAAGCATGAGATCTCTTATAAAGTTGGGGAAGCAAAGACCACCCAGAGCTCGGTCCTGCGACAGCGGCTCGGATACCAGCGAATTACTCGATAGAAGGGATTCGAGTTGCACCACGTCCAACGAACCTTCGAGAACGAACTCGATGACTTCTTTGGAAACGAACGTGTCCGATTATGACAGCCAGGGTGGAACGAATACGGTGAAAACTCAGGAGGCGATCGTGAAACCAACGAAGAAATCAAAGCCAAAG ACCGTCGACACCGGACAAACCGCATTAAAGGCACAAGACTATCAAGTTTGCGTCACTATCATCGAAGCGAGGCAGTTGGCCGGTCTGAACATGGATCCGGTCGTTTGCGTACAAATCGGAGACCAACGAAAATACACCAGCGTCAAAGAATCTACGAATTGTCCGTATTACAATGAG TATTTTGTCTTCGATTTCCACATGCCACCTGTCATGctgttcgataaaattatcaCGCTATCG GTGCAGCAATCGCGGAATCTCTTACGCGCTAATCTAACACTGGGCATCTTTAAATTAGACATCGCGACTGTATGGGCACAACcag ATCATCAATTTTACCATAAATGGGCACTGTTGACGGATCCGGACGACGTGGCTGGTGGCCCCAAGGGTTACTTGAAGTGCGACATAAGCGTGATCGGGAAAGGCGACACCGTGAAGATTCCTCCGAAAAGCGAGAAGGACGAGGACGATATCGAGGGTAATCTTTTGCTACCGGACGGTGTGCCTATCGAGAGACAAAGGGCCAAGTTTATCGTGAAGGTGTACAGAGCGGATGGGCTGCCGAAGATGAACAGCAGCATCATGGCGAACGTGAAGAAGGCCTTTACCGGTGAAATCAAGGATCTCGTCGATCCGTACGTTCAAGTGTCCTTCGCCGGACTAACC GGTAAGACGAGCGTCAAAAGGCACAGTTACGCGCCAGTTTGGAACGAGCAGATCGTCTTCACGGAAATGTTTCCACCTCTCTGTCAGAGGATTAAAATTCAGCTATGCGACAACGACCCGGTTCACGCGACCGTCATCGGCACGCATTTTGTCGATTTGAAGAAAATCAGCAACGACGGTGAAAAGGGATTTCTACCAACTTTTGGACCAGCTTTTATCCATTTTTACGGAAGCATCAGGGATTACAGTATCATAGATAAGCATTCCACGTTGAACGCTGGATTGGGGGAAGGAATCTCTTACAGGGCAAG ATTGTTAATAAGCATTAGGACAGAAATAAGCGACAACGTGGAAATGGCTCCATCGGAGGTGGAAGTCGAACCCACGATACCCATCAACGAATCCGTTTACGCCAGGaacgaagaattttttcttttcgccacCATAATGGACGCCACTATGGTCGACAAGAAACTCGGCGACAAACCAATGTATTTCGAATTATCGATAGGGAATGCGGGAAACGCTTTAGACGGTCACAACGAAAGCTCCAAG ATATGCGAAATGGGACCAAAAAGTGGAACGAGTACCGATCAAGAGGAGCTGCAGGAAGTGTTGAGCGGATCTTGGCAGAGTACCACTCCAGCCTGTAAACCGATGACGCACgacaaaatgtattattttttgccGTACTGGGATGACAAACCTTGCCTTCACGTTAGGAGCATCTGGCCCGACTATAGACGTAGAATGTACAATAGCAATATAATCAGCAAAATTTCCGATAAGCTG GAGGAGGGTTTGTCGGAGGCTCAGTCGCACGCCGACGACTGTACAGGcgagaaaattttaaagtCCGCGTTGGACGAATTAAGCAGCAACTGTAACCGATACGTCAGCATCAGTAAATCGAGTATCACCGGGCCGGGAGTTGGAAAGACGAAACTCGATAAAGAGAGGACGAAACTTTGTCAAAGAGAATTAGAAAGTATGGGACTTATGTCGCGCAATCTTAAAGCCGTGATCACTAAGAGTAGTTTTAAGGAAAGACTGAAGACTGCACAGAGCtatttacagaaattaaaattcctcgTCGAGGAC CCTCAAGATTCTCTACCGGATGTTTTCATTTGGGTAATTAGTTCCGGACGTCGAGTCGCGTACCATAGAATACTCGGAAgagatttaatatattcgatCGTCGACGAAGAATGTGGCAGATACTGCGGCAAAGTTCAAACCATGTTTCTCAAA cTTCCAGGGAAAAAACGATTCGGACCTTCCGGTTGGGCCATACAAACGAAATTACAAATCTACATGTGGCTGGGTATCTTGAAGCACAAGAAATACTTTATCCAAGGTCTGCCAAAGGGATACGAACTCAGTCACGAGTTGAGGAACGTGGACAGGCCGCGCGCTTTACCACCCACTGTTATTCATTACGTGGAAAAACAC AAGTTCCAGTTAAGAGCACACATGTATCAAGCCCGATCTCTGATCGGCAGCGATGCGTCAGGTCTTTCCGATCCCTTCGCCAGAGTTATTTGCGGCGAATTTTCTAACTCTACTCAAGTGATCGACGAAACCTTGAGTCCTACGTGGGACGAACTTCTTCTTTTCGACGACATCTTGATTTACGGAACCGACGAAGAAATTAAGAAGGATCCACCGTCGATCGTCGTCGAACTCTTCGATCAAGACAAA GGGAAATCGGAGTACATAGGTCGAGCGGTCGCGCGACCTCACGTCAAACTCGCCTCGGAATCTTACACGCCACCCAAATTCCCACCTTCGTTAGAATGGTACGATGTAACGAGAGGCGCTGCAAGGGCGGGCGAACTTCTTGCCGTTTTCGAGCTACTCGAATATCCGCAGACGAAAGATTATGGTTTTCCCACTTTACCAGACCCGAAGGAAATACCGACCCAAACCCCCGTCGCAGCTCAGGATCGGGGACCGATTCTTCCGGTTCCCGTTGGAATTCGACCGACTCTCTCCAAGTACCg AATCGAGGTGCTGTTTTGGGGTCTAAGGGATTTGAAGAGGATCCATCTAATGACCGTGGACAAGCCTCGAGTAGACGTCGAATGTGCCGGTCATATTCTTTACTCTTCGGTTATAACGAACGCAAAGAAAAATCCGAATTTCAATACACCGGTGAAATTTTTGGAGTTGGAATTGCCCGAACAGGAGCTCTATCGGCCACCTTTGACCATCAGGGCTGTAGATTGCAGAAGTTTCGGTCGTTACACTCTCGTTGGAACGCACACGATAAATTCGATCCATAAGTATATGTACCATCCACAAACGAAGAAAGCGAAGGAtgtggaagaaagaaagaagaacctGTATCAATTACAGCAATACACAG GTTTCGATACATCGAAGATTAAATTGCAATACCCGTCTTTGCCAGAATCTCTGACCGATCTCGAGTTTGGTATCGGAGATGCGATTATTACTCTGGGTTTGGAACAAGGTTGGCCAACGAAGAAGGACAAAACGGaacagaatataaaaaaaaagcaaagtcTGATCAACGATGGAAGCATGG GCGATTTCTACACGTTCGAGGACGAAGATGGTTGTCAAGATTGGTGGACCAAATACTTCGCTTCCGTTGAAGCGATGATAGAAGAAAACAAGGAACTACGTAGAGAGAAACCAATGTTTCAAGCACAAGCGAACGGTACCGTTCCGACGTACATGGAGGAAAGTTCCAATCAAAATCAAGCGAACCAATCGGGCGAGAAGAGTCCTGGCGTTGCAGCGAAAAGATTGTTTGGCCTAAAGTCGACTGCGAACGCGGCTAGGTTTGTCTCGAAACTCAGCCCTAAGCACACCTATCGGAATTTCCCGAAAACGGCGCTGTTGAAAATTTATCCGAACGAATTGGAAGCTCAGCCAGAATTTGAACAGTTCAAGGAATGGCTACACACGTTCGAACTTTACAGAGGAAAGAAAACGGGCGACGAGCCCGAAGACGAATCCAGAATAGTGGGAAGCTTCAAAGGGGCCTTAAAAGTTTACAAGTGGCCTCTCCCTAGGGATTTGATAGATCACACGGTGATGGGATTCGATCCGCAATATGGCTTTTTTCAAGGTGTACCATCCAACGAACCGATTCACGTACTGGTACGAGTTTATATCGTCAAGGCGAACGATCTTCATCCTTGCGATCTAAACGGTAAAGCAGATCCTTACGTCGTTTTGCAACTAGGCGGTAAAAGAATCAGTGACAAAGAGAATTACGTGTCGAAACAACTGAATCCCGTATTCGGCAA GTGTTTCGAAATAGAAGCAACCTTCCCGCAAGATTCATTGTTGACCGTTCAAGTGTTGGATTGGGACTTGGTCGGCACAGACGATATGATCGGTGAAACAAAGATCGATCTGGAAAATCGATTTTATAGCCGGCATCGTGCTACTTGCGGTCTAGCCAAAAAATACGACGA ATCTGGTTACAACAAATGGAGAGATGCGATGAAACCGACGCAGATCCTGTCGAAGCTTTGCAAAGAGGGAAAGATCGATGGACCGGTATATTCGCACGGAAAAGTAACGATCGGAAGAAAAACGTTTTCCTTGTCGGACGAGGAAATGGAATGTTACGTTCATACGAAAG GCATAGAAGAACATCTTGCACTGGCAGTTCTTCACCAATGGCATGCTTTTCCAAGAATCGGTTGTGCTTTGGTCCCCGAGCATGTGGAAACACGTCCACTTTACAATCCTGAAAAACCCGGCATCGAGCAAGGAAAGTTGGAAATGTGGGTTGACATGTTTCCTATGGACATGCCCTCGCCAGGACCGTCGATCGATATTTCACCGAGAAAACCCAAAAGTTACgagcttcggatcattatatGGAACACCGACGACGTTATACTGGAAGACGATGCGTTCTTTACTGGCGAAAAAATGAGCGATATTTACGTGAAAGG ATGGCTGAAAGGCCCCGAAGATTGCCAATCTACGGACATTCATTATAGATCGTTAACAGGAGAAGGCAATTTCAATTGGcgttttatatttccattCGATTATCTCGTAGCGGAAGAGAAGATCGTTATCAATCGGAAAGAAAGTCTGTTTAGCTGGGACGAAACTGAATGCAAGATTCCTGCTCGTTTGGAATTacaa GTCTGGGATGCAGATCATTTTTCAGCCGACGACTTTCTGGGTGCTATTACTCTCGATTTAAATCGATTTCCACGCGGCGCAAAGAATAGCAAGCTTTGTACGTTAAGTATGCTAAAGACCGATGGATCTGTGCCAAccgtaaatattttcaaacagaaacgaataaaaggtTGGTGGCCTTTCtacgttaaaaaagaaaacgaggaTATGGAATTAACG GGTAAAGTAGAAGCTGAAATTCATTTGTTAACGAAAGAAGAGGCTGAGAAAAATCCTGCAGGATTTGGAAGGAACGAACCTGATCCGCTTGACAAAccaaa CAGGCCAGATGCATCTTTCATGTGGTTTTTGAATCCTTTGAAATCtgttaaatatatagtatGGCATAACTACAAATGGGCAATTCTGAAAGCTATAATAGCAATTGCATTGATATTAGTCGTATTATTGTTCTTTTACTCGATACCTGGTTATTCTGTTAAGAAGTTATTGGGAGCTTAG